The following proteins are encoded in a genomic region of Thalassophryne amazonica chromosome 5, fThaAma1.1, whole genome shotgun sequence:
- the LOC117511152 gene encoding UDP-glucuronosyltransferase 2B15-like encodes MKVLIEELHSRGHEITVMRPSDSWFIKADSPHYKAITTNPSGFDEETFQLFVIKMLKLRREGDSFWAHISLEYEMMVKVHDLHAQMIKMMAGIFENSTMMQNFHDAKYDVVLTDPALGAGVLLAHRLQLPLVFNVRWTVQGDGHIAVAPSPLSYVPIPGTDLTDKMTFSERLKNVLFYFFTRLQIWYITDLIYIPFVHQYFGPDIHYMELFQAADIWLMRNDFTFEFPRPTMPNIIYMSGFQCKPSKPLSQQLEDFVQSSGEHGVIVMTLGTLIGQLPEDVTEDIAAAFAQLPQKVIWRHKGKTPSTLGNNTLLLDWLPQNNLLGHPKTRLFVAHGGTNGIQEAIYHGVPLVGLPLLFDQKDNLSRMKEKGVAKVVELSTLNKDNFLEALKEVLYDPSYRENMKTLSNLHRDQPMKPLDRAMFWIEFVMRHKGASHLRTESYKMSKIQYHSVDVMAFLLAVVLLVVIVVTLVLRFLWRNVFPKSKAKKE; translated from the coding sequence ATGAAAGTTCTCATCGAAGAGCTTCACTCTCGAGGCCATGAAATCACAGTGATGCGTCCATCTGACAGCTGGTTCATCAAGGCAGATTCCCCTCATTACAAGGCCATCACCACAAACCCCAGCGGGTTTGACGAGGAAACCTTTCAGTTGTTTGTAATCAAAATGCTGAAGCTGAGACGTGAGGGTGATTCATTTTGGGCTCATATATCCCTGGAATATGAAATGATGGTCAAAGTTCATGATTTGCATGCACAGATGATTAAGATGATGgcaggaatttttgaaaattccacAATGATGCAGAATTTCCATGATGCAAAATACGATGTGGTTCTGACGGACCCTGCATTAGGGGCAGGTGTGCTTCTTGCTCATCGTCTGCAGCTTCCTCTTGTCTTCAATGTCAGGTGGACTGTCCAGGGAGATGGACACATTGCCGTTGCTCCTTCACCATTGTCCTATGTTCCTATTCCAGGGACAGACTTGACTGACAAGATGACGTTCTCCGAGCGGCTCAAGAATgttcttttctactttttcacACGCCTTCAAATTTGGTACATCACAGACCTAATTTACATACCATTTGTCCACCAGTACTTTGGCCCTGATATACATTACATGGAGTTATTTCAAGCAGCAGACATCTGGCTGATGAGGAATGATTTTACCTTTGAGTTTCCCCGTCCCACAATGCCTAATATTATTTATATGTCAGGATTTCAGTGCAAACCCTCCAAGCCCCTGTCTCAACAACTGGAGGACTTTGTCCAGAGTTCAGGTGAACATGGGGTTATTGTTATGACTTTGGGCACCTTGATTGGACAACTTCCTGAAGACGTAACTgaggacattgctgctgcttttgcCCAGCTGCCTCAGAAGGTGATCTGGAGGCACAAAGGGAAGACACCATCCACTCTGGGCAACAACACATTACTTTTGGACTGGCTGCCTCAAAACAACCTCCTGGGTCACCCCAAGACCCGACTGTTTGTGGCCCATGGAGGCACCAATGGAATCCAGGAGGCCATCTACCATGGTGTTCCCCTCGTCGGTCTGCCCCTCCTGTTTGACCAGAAGGACAACTTGTCCAGGATGAAAGAAAaaggtgtggctaaggtggtggaaCTTTCAACCTTGAACAAAGACAACTTCCTGGAGGCATTAAAGGAGGTCCTTTATGATCCATCCTACAGAGAGAATATGAAGACTCTCTCTAACCTGCACAGAGACCAGCCCATGAAACCACTGGACCGTGCTATGTTCTGGATTGAGTTTGTCATGAGGCACAAAGGAGCATCACACCTAAGAACGGAATCTTACAAGATGTCCAAGATCCAGTACCACTCAGTTGACGTGATGGCATTTTTACTGGCAGTTGTTTTACTTGTTGTGATTGTTGTCACTTTGGTTTTAAGGTTTTTGTGGAGAAACGTGTTTCCAAAAAGCAAAGCCAAAAAGGAATGA